The Populus nigra chromosome 4, ddPopNigr1.1, whole genome shotgun sequence genome contains the following window.
GTTAGTAGCATTAAACAAACTTACACGACCAGTCTCAAGGTCGCAACTCGAGAGACACCCCACTCCTTGTATATATCATATTCGAACTCAGATATCCAAGTGAAAAATGGCATTGAAATTACCTCATCATCTTCTACGGACTCGAAAGACCGATCAATATCCTCTATCACTAACATTGACCGATTGCCTGTGCCAATCAACAACCTCCTCAAATCTGAATTGCATTGAACCTCTTTTAAGTCCAAATCATAAACATCAAATCTGAGATAATTAGCCATGGCTGCAACTAAGCTTGACTTCCCTGTTCCAGGTGGTCCATGAAACAAGTACCCGCGTTTCCAAGCCTTGCCTACCCTCCTATAAAACTCCCTACTTTCTACAAACCTATCTAGATCCTCAATCAATTCCCTTTTCATCTCTGGGTCCATTGCTATTGTATCAAACGTAGCAGGATGATCAAACTTGATAGAACCCCAATAATCAGGACCATTATAGTCAATAGTATGCAGTTTCactgtctttttttcttcctttattgCTTTAGCTTTTTGCAAAATATAAGGAAAATATGAACTCAAAACCATGTCCCTGTGCTTTTTATGACAAGCTAGCTCGAAATATCGTACCTCAGACCATGAAAAGGCACTGTCTTGGCGTTTCTTGTTAGAAGAAACTAGCCCATCAACACGAGACGCCgcaacccacttaaacttgactcccttaaacacatcaaaaagtTCCTGATTTTTATCAACACTAACTTCTAGTTCATCCTCCTTTTCTTGCTGATGTACCTTGATTTTACGCGTCGAAGGCAATAACTTTGAGCCTAAATACACGTTAGCAGCCTTGAACATTCGGTTCGCAACGAGTCCGTCGGATTCTTCAATGACAATAGTGAGCTGGGATGATAAACGGGATGATATTTTTTGAAGGCTCGAAGACAAATATTCGTTGACAGAATCGGGAAAGAGTTCGTTTATGATAGAGCGAAAGAGAATGGCAGAGGCAGTGAGAGAAGCTGCCACCGACAAGATAGTTTCATAGTGAGGAGGTGGTGGCCGTGGCAAGCTCTCCTTCGAGAACCACATAGTTTCTACTTGTTAGTTGAGTAAGATTGTCAAAGCTTGAAGACAATAAAAACTTGTTATTGCTGCAGATTTTTGGTGTCTTGGTGGGAGAAAAAACCCCCCGTTAAGAGACAAATAGGAAGAGCTCTCTCCAGAACTTTCTAACAGAGCCATGCTTGttgagaaagaaatattttgagtATTGTGAAGGGGGGAATAGGAAAACCTCTCTCCAGAACTCTCTCATAGCTTCGGTTTTTAATTCCCAAAAAAATTGACCTCTCTAGACTTTACCTCAGCAGGCATGTTCCTCACATTTATTTACCTCGGTGCAAATCCAAAAGAGATGAAAATATGTGAATATTGGCTTCACAtgataattcatataaaataaataaataaacatagtACACGAGATCATAAGTGGACTGTACATTGTGGGCTACCATTTCTTGTTGAGAATATTGTGATAGGTCTAGTATTAAGGGTCAAGTGATACGGCCTATATTGATAATTGGGCCCAACATGGGCCGTATAGTGTTAAGAAATTAGATTCTTGAGCCCGTTGGCTTCACTAGATCATTAACAACACTTACTAAAATGATTCGATTCggtgtgaaaaatatttaatggtaaaaattgagtgaagaagagaaaattaGGTGCATCATAAATTATTGATAGATAGTTGTGTAAACGTGAAGAAATCCAAAGTGCGACCACTTCCAAGTCTTTTTCCTCAAAAATAAGCTTTTAATGTTCATAAAGAAAAGACACATCACTCACTCGATTATCTAATATCCTTGTTAATGCATCTATTTTCAAATACCAAGTGAATTCCATGTCGGGAAAACAAACACACCTTCTAAGTTTTGTCAACCCAACAACACACGTTGGaggtctttaattttattttttagagtacaatgtgattttaaaaaatgtttttaattaaaaactatattaaaattttttatttttttattttttatatcaatacataaaaacatacatgagaaatatgatatttttactgTATAACTTTATAAactacaataacaaaaatagatagtATAAGTAAACGTATTATTTTCTACCTTGCTATTACATCTcatagaatttttattattatagtttgcTCACTTAAGCtaaaatgttaaattagatttcttttcattttatttcattaattttttatattgataagaAGCGAGAAGTCAGGTTtcattcaaagtaaaaaaaataacagtggGAACTAGAATGAAACGAGAATGTTTACTTCTATAATCTGATCGCTTTGTGTT
Protein-coding sequences here:
- the LOC133692494 gene encoding AAA-ATPase At3g50940-like, with translation MWFSKESLPRPPPPHYETILSVAASLTASAILFRSIINELFPDSVNEYLSSSLQKISSRLSSQLTIVIEESDGLVANRMFKAANVYLGSKLLPSTRKIKVHQQEKEDELEVSVDKNQELFDVFKGVKFKWVAASRVDGLVSSNKKRQDSAFSWSEVRYFELACHKKHRDMVLSSYFPYILQKAKAIKEEKKTVKLHTIDYNGPDYWGSIKFDHPATFDTIAMDPEMKRELIEDLDRFVESREFYRRVGKAWKRGYLFHGPPGTGKSSLVAAMANYLRFDVYDLDLKEVQCNSDLRRLLIGTGNRSMLVIEDIDRSFESVEDDEVTLSGLLNFIDGLWSSSGDERILVFTTNHKDQLDPALLRPGRMDVHLHMSYCTFNGFKTLALNYLRLQEHPLFGEIKELLERVQATPAEVAGELMKSEDPEVALQGLIKFLHDKETSETSRTN